The window GCAGAAAGGaacaggcaaatggacagcCATCTCTTCACTCGACTTGGGCATTCCTGTCACACTGATcggtcagacaaacaacaggaAAACAACATTTTATAATGTGTGCACTAACTCGTGCACATTGTCTATTGTAGGTGAGTCTGTGTTTGCACGTTGCCTTTCCTCTTTGAAAGACGAGAGAGTAACAGCTAGCAAGAGCTTGAAAGGGCCGAGTACGACCAAATATGAAGGTGACAGGAAGGAAATGGTGGAGCACatcagacaggtagacagtgAGAAGTCGTGGAGGATCTCGTTGTTCATTGATTGTGatctgtgtgggtgtggttagGCTCTGTATGCATCCAAGATTATCTCGTATGCCCAGGGCTTCATGCTGCTGAGAGAAGTGGCAAAGGGATACATGCAATTAACACTCAACTATGGATCAATTGCTCTCATGTGGAGAGGAGGCTGCATCATTAGAAGGTCgatcttctgtctgtttacgcgtttgtgtatcagtgtgtagttgttttgtgtttgttattcatctgtctgtgcaATGGCTGTCACTCTTGGCATCCCCACTCCATACTTCAGCACTGCTTTCGCCTTTTATGATGGCTACAGATCAGGCAGCTTACCAGCTAATCTCATCCAGGCACAGAGAGATTACTTTGGTGCTCACACGTATGAGCTGCTTTCCAAACTCGGTCAATTCATCCACACCAACTGAACCGGCCACCGTCGTTGTCTCGTCGTCCACTTACACTGCCTGATTGGTCAAGTGTagccattgatatcaacatttatGTTTCAGTTGTAGTGATGTTCTGATCTTGACAGCATGAGATTGtatgttgctgtcattttagCTCAAatggatgtctgtctgataTCATTTCCCAACAGTTGTATTGGTTGTTCTGATGAATTAGGTGTAGTACAAGTAAGTTGTTCTCCTTGATTTTCAGTCTGAT of the Corticium candelabrum chromosome 7, ooCorCand1.1, whole genome shotgun sequence genome contains:
- the LOC134182425 gene encoding 6-phosphogluconate dehydrogenase, decarboxylating-like, which produces MQKGTGKWTAISSLDLGIPVTLIGESVFARCLSSLKDERVTASKSLKGPSTTKYEGDRKEMVEHIRQALYASKIISYAQGFMLLREVAKGYMQLTLNYGSIALMWRGGCIIRSTAFAFYDGYRSGSLPANLIQAQRDYFGAHTYELLSKLGQFIHTN